The Impatiens glandulifera chromosome 3, dImpGla2.1, whole genome shotgun sequence genome contains a region encoding:
- the LOC124929667 gene encoding uncharacterized protein LOC124929667 has protein sequence MASTIRNINEEYYCLKGHELELIKSTNHDYNNKSNSYFKCDGCKERGFGVRYSCDICNYDLHKECYRPSLIIQNPHFPGHNFDFLRHLPSSSKSQTRFCDACGKQILGFVYHCKDRGLDLHPCCNNLHLKIRFTDTEVILQADENMHDEDGGKRKSKACFRCKKTILIGPGTNKRVPGWSYVSTCGAKYWCHVYCMREMVMEIRRSLQTARLTAAPLSRRSGTMMISRSSAGEESWWEPLSVASTLTGFILGDPTAMLTAAFIEMFTG, from the coding sequence ATGGCTTCCACAATTAGAAATATTAACGAGGAGTACTATTGCCTGAAAGGGCACGAACTAGAACTGATCAAGTCTACAAATCATGATTATAACAACAAAAGTAATTCATACTTCAAGTGCGACGGCTGCAAGGAACGTGGCTTTGGCGTTCGTTACTCTTGCGATATCTGCAATTACGACCTCCACAAGGAATGCTACCGCCCTTCACTCATCATCCAAAACCCCCATTTCCCCGGCCACAACTTTGATTTCCTCCGCCACCTCCCTTCCAGTTCCAAGTCCCAGACCCGATTTTGCGATGCATGCGGAAAACAGATCCTTGGGTTCGTTTACCACTGCAAGGACCGTGGCTTGGACCTCCATCCTTGCTGCAACAATCTGCATCTCAAAATCCGCTTCACCGATACAGAAGTAATCCTGCAGGCGGACGAAAATATGCATGATGAGGATGGAGGAAAAAGAAAGAGCAAGGCTTGTTTTCGTTgcaagaaaactattttaattggGCCTGGGACAAACAAAAGGGTGCCGGGGTGGTCTTACGTGTCTACGTGCGGGGCTAAATATTGGTGTCATGTTTATTGTATGAGGGAGATGGTGATGGAGATTCGTCGGTCCCTTCAGACTGCCAGATTGACGGCGGCGCCGCTTAGTAGGAGATCGGGGACGATGATGATCAGTCGTAGTAGTGCTGGAGAAGAATCTTGGTGGGAGCCGCTGTCGGTTGCAAGTACTCTGACAGGATTTATCTTGGGAGATCCGACAGCGATGCTCACTGCTGCTTTCATCGAAATGTTTACGGGATGA